gaaggaagcaaggaggacaagaaggagaacaagaaggaagcaaggaggacaagaaggagaacaagaaggaggacaagaaggaagcaaggaggacaagaaggaagcaaggaggacaagaaggagaacaagaaggaagcaaggaggacaagaaggagaacaagaaggaagcaaggaggacaagaaggaggacaagaaggaagcaaggaggacaagaaggagaacaagaaggaagcaacgaggacaagaaggagaacaagaaggaagcaaggaggacaagaaggaggacaaggaggacaagaaggaagcaacaaggacaagaaggaagcaacgaggacaagaaggaagcaaggaggacaagaaggaagcaaggaggacaagaaggaggacaaaaaggagaacaagaaggaagcaacgaggacaagaaggagaacaaggagaacaagaaggaagcaacgaggacaagaaggagaacaagaaggagaacaagaaggaagcaacgaggacaaggaggacaagaaggagaacaagaaggaagcaacgaggacaaggaggacaagaaggagaacaagaaggaagcaaggaggacaagaaggaagcacgaaggacaagaaggaggacaagaaggaagcaaggaggacaagaaggaagcaaggaggacaagaaggagaacaagaaggaggacaagaaggaagcaaggaggacaagaaggaagcaaggaggacaagaaggagaacaagaaggaagcaaggaggacaagaaggagaacaagaaggaagcaaggaggacaagaaggaggacaagaaggaagcaaggaggacaagaaggagaacaagaaggaagcaacgaggacaagaaggagaacaagaaggaagcaaggaggacaagaaggagaacaaggaggacaagaaggaagcaaggaggacaagaaggaggacaagaaggagaacaagaaggaagcaacgaggacaagaaggagaacaaggagaacaagaaggaagcaacgaggacaaggaggacaagaaggagaacaagaaggaagcaacgaggacaagaaggaagcacgaaggacaagaaggaggacaagaaggaagcaaggaggacaagaaggaagcaaggaggacaagaaggagaacaagaaggaagcaaggaggacaagaaggagaacaagaaggaggacaagaaggaagcaaggaggacaagaaggaagcaaggaggacaagaaggagaacaagaaggaagcaaggaggacaagaaggagaacaagaaggaagcaaggaggacaagaaggaggacaagaaggaagcaaggaggacaagaaggagaacaagaaggaagcaacgaggacaagaaggagaacaagaaggaagcaaggaggacaagaaggaggacaaggaggacaagaaggaagcaacaaggacaagaaggaggacaagaaggaagcaacgaggacaagaaggaagcaaggaggacaagaaggagaacaagaaggaagcaaggaggacaagaaggagaacaagaaggaagcaacGAGGAGAAcaaggagaacaagaaggaagcaacgaggacaagaaggagaacaagaaggaagcaaggaggacaagaaggagaacaaggagaacaagaaggaagcaaggaggacaagaagcGTACGTACCGAGGCGCTGCTGGAGGCGCTCTCCTCCTCATTGTTGGTGGGGGGAGCCGCTCCTTTCCTGGAGCGGGGGGACGAGGCTGGAGCTTTACGGCGAGACTTGGGGGGCTTCGTCTGAGAGTCCTCGTACTCCTCAGCTAACGCAAACAGGTCGCTGAACCTGCAGCGAGAAGTGATGTCATCAGTACACATTGTGATGTCacttgtgactgtgtgtgtgtgtctgggtgggGGGGGTTACCGTTACGCTACCTCATCTTGTGGGCTTCGTCACAGCTCGCTTGGACGTGCTGCAGAGCCTGAAGGATCGGGGTCTGAGTGAAGACTGGGACAGAGACAACCAGTCACCAATAAGGCATCTGCATACTCTGACTACTGAGGGTAGTACAGAGTGTAGAGATAGTAGTACTGAGTGTAGTGATAGTAGTACTGAGTGTAGAGATAGTAGTACTGAGTGTAGTGATAGTAGTACTGAGTGTAGTGATAGTAGTACTGAGTGTAGTGATAGTAGTACTGAGTGTAGTACTGAGTGTAGTACTGAGTGTACAGTGTAATACAGAGTGCAGTACAGAGAGTACTGAGTGTAATACAGAGAATACAGAGTGCAGTACAGAGTGTACTGAGTGCAGTACAGAGCGTATTGAGTGTAATACAGAGAATACAGAGTGCAGTACAGAGTGTACTGAGTGCAGTACAGAGTGTATTGAGTGTAATACAGAGAATACAGAGTGCAGTACAGAGTGTACTGAGTGCAGTACAGAGTGTACTGAGTGCAGTACAGAGCGTATTGAGTGTAATACAGAGAATACAGAGTGCAGTACAGAGTGTACTGAGTGCAGTACAGAGCGTATTGAGTGTAATACAGAGAATACAGAGTGCAGTACAGAGTGTACTTACAGCTGTTCTTGGTGTTGCTCAGGCTCAGTCTCAGGTTGTCCATGTGCTCCAGGATCTGTTCCAGTGTCAGCTGAGCCAGTTTACTGCTGGAGCTGCggagactgaaaacagagacGAGTGGTCGGTTTACTGGGTTTAGTGGTTTTAGTGGGTTTGGACAAACTGTGTCAACAGcactcagtctctctctctctctctgttcttaccctcccccgtctctctctctctgtcgtcaccaccgtctctctctctctctgttctcaccctcatctttctctctctctctctgttctcaccctcatctttctctctctctctctgtcctcacctCTGTCTCTTGCGGGGCTGGTTGTTGTTCTTGATCAGCTGGGCTTTGATATGTTCTGCCAGCGTGTCGTCGTATTTGCACGCCCAGTGTCTCAGGATGCTGGTGGTGAACTGGTCTTCAGGGTGACAGGGTCGACTCAGGACCATCTTTACCATCTCCTCGCTTGGCCTGGGACGCACAGACAGAAGTTAACAGACCTGTAAGGAAGACCTGTAGGATGAAGACgcagacagtgtgtgtttgacgtGTTTGTCCTACTTTTCTCTGCGGAGCTGAAGCAGCAGACAGGACAGGGCCTCAGGATGttctaaaacaaagacaacagtcAGGAGACGTTCAGAGTCTCTGTAAACAGCAACACAACTGCTCTCCATCGTGTCTGCGCTCGCTCACCTTTGTATTTGAGGTGCTGCAGGATGGGGATGATGGTTTCCAGAGGGATGCTGTGAGCCAGGAACAGCTGCCAGGTGCTATACTGCTCGAAGGTCTCCCAGTCCAGAGACTGAACTGTCGACACAAGGATAAGACGAGGAGACAGAATCAGCTGCTGTCCAACACCAACACAGTGTTATTATTAGACAGTCTGAGTGTTTCTCACTGAGGATGTTAAGCACAGAGTCCTTCCTGAACATCACCAGGTTCCCCATCATCACGTGACACATCAGCTCCTgtaactacacacacaaacacatacagccGTCATCGCCTGTTCACTGGTTTCCTCTGTAGGTTCCTGACCCTCAGCGATGAGaacatgtttaatgtattaAAGTCTGATCTGTGGTGATGATTTATTACTGAGGGAAAATGTCCAGGTaacgcttttattttgaaactgtgGAGACACAGTACATGTCTGAATTGTTCCTTTTGAGCCTAAACCTAGACCTGGTCATTAGGCCCAAAGTGGACTCTTTGAACTTGTACATCAAAACGAACCATGTGGTAAAAATGAGGCCATTTGTTGTTAGACACAAGAAGAACAGAACTAAAAAAAAGGTCAGTAACCGTGTCTGAACCAGGACAGGACGTGCTGCTCACCGGTGAATACCGTcattctccaacacatcttcaacctcagcctgaaactggagagagttcctcttgggtggaaaaagtcgtgcctggttccagtgaataagacacgtcccagagtcctcaatgacgtcagaccagtggctctgaccacacatattatgaaggcttttgagaggctaatcctggagtccctctgacctctggtcaaaccctcacttgatcccctccagtttgcttatcaaccccatattggagtggatgatgccatcatacatctgctccatcgcacctacacccacctggacaagcctgggggcttagtgaggatcatgttttttgatttctccagtgcattcaacaccatccatcctgcactgctgggagagaaattaaaaaacatgcaggtcaacactcccctgatttcctggatcatggactacctcactgaccgtccacagtacgtccgcctgcagaactgtgtgtctgacactgtggtctgaagcacaggtgctccacaggggacagttctgtctccattcctcttcaccctgtacacctcagacttcaggtacaactcagagtcctgtcatcttcagaagttctctgatgactctgcagttgtaggatgtataAAGGGTGGaaatgtcacagagtaccgtggagtggtggacagttttgttgactggtgtggactcaaccatctgcaacttaacatcaacaaaacaaaggagctggtgatggacttcaggaaatctgggagtcctgtcatccctctctttacATTGGGGGaggaggtcgtgtccgagtacaaatacctgggagtgtacttggataaaaaactggactggaccaaaaactcatcagcattgtacaccatgctgcagattgttttatgagtctgtggtggccagtgtcatcttttatgctgtggtctgctggggcagcaacatgaaggtgtcggacactaacagactaaacaaactgattaggagggctggctctgttctgggggtggagctggcccctctacatgttgtggctgaaaggaggatgctgtccaaactcctctctatcctggacaatccctcccacccactgcacagtgtgttggttggacagaggagcgcGTTCAGCCAatgacttattaacattaaatgctccacagagcgccacaggagatcctttctacctgtggccatcaatctgtacaattcctcccccaACCCCTCTAAGGGGTtggggaagtgatactgtcatatacttgctgtaaatctatatattttgaccCAATTTCACTTATCTATTTAACatattctgtatgtatttatgtcggtgttggatctttcctggttggggttccttttctttctgtttgttttgagaacaatgctaatgaggcaaaataatttccctctgggattaataaagtttttttaatcttgaatcttacACTTCTGAAGATACTAACAGAACCTGAGCAGACCAGCCGGTCTGTGGTGGAGTTACCTGTGTGGAGTCGATGACAGCTACGATCATGTTGAGCAGCTCACCGCTCCTCAGCGTTTCATCTGGAAACTGaacaaaagcagcttcagaGATATGGGGTCATTAAAAAGGCACAACATAGGCGGTTCTGTACGTCGCGTACCTCAGAGTAAATGGAAGGGGTGAGGTAGCAGAGCAGCCGCACGTCGTCCTCCTGACACGCCTTCATGTCCATCATCAGACAGGTGTGCAGGTCCCCGAGAGCTGTGGCCTGGGCAAAGGACTCATACAGCATCATCTTCCCATTCGCCGCTTtactggaaacaaacacacgtTTAACACCTGAGCTACCGGCCGATCTGACGTCATCGCTAACATTACGTCTGCAGCCAGGTGCGGCGGAGTCACCTGGCTTTGAGGTAGTACAGCAGGTGGTATCCGATCTTTGGCTGTTTCTGGTAAAGTTCTGCCAACATGTCGAGCAGCACCGAGAAGCCGCTGTTGTCTTCCTGCATGGTGACGAGGTTCCTAAAGATCAGACAGACGGGTTTACACACCGAGTCCTCCAGAGACCTGTAGACAGACAGGTGGTCAGAGAGACTGACACATAGTCCTAGTCAGAGAATGACAGACAGGtggtcagacagacagacgtaCTCCTCTGTGATCTCCTCTGGCAGGACATCTCCTCTGAAATGATCTTTAAACAgttcagacagacaggaagccaGAGCCGACATCTGCTCCGAGTCAAAGTCCTCCTGGAACACAGCAGAATCACAGTAGAACCATCACAGAACCACAGCTGAACCACAACAGAACCTGAGAACACAAAAGAGACCTTACCTCCAGGATCAGGTCCACGATCTCCTGCATCACCTCACACTGAGTCTCTGTGTCACTGACAACAGGAAATAGGATCAAACAACACCCTGATCAATTACTGATCGATAAATCTGCAGCAAACTGAGCTCCTGGGTCCTGGTCTGAGGACCTGAAGGAGGACTGCAGGTTCTCACCTggttttctgcagctgcagcacctTTTCCTTCATGGTCTCATCTAATTGGTCCAGCCAGGGCGTGATGTCAGCGGGCTCCTCTATCACGGCCTCTTTGATTGGATGGAACCTGAACTCCCTCTTCTTTCCTATGTGGTCAGAGCCGTGAGATATCACAATGACTTTTTAAATCGCTCCACCCCCTGTGACTGTTACCAGGTCACatgtggctggttagtgtagtggtaacatcaccgccacccatgtgggagactggggttcaaatcccagctgtgacctCCTCACACTCACTgagctttggataaaagcgtcttctaaatgactaaatgtaaatgtaccagGTAAAGCAGCTACCCCCCTTTAAAAGGTTTATGTATAGTTATACTGGCTTTAATAAGTGTACACTGGTTTACCCATTAAACTGGACTGTTGTGGCTCAACCTGTGTGAAGACAGGTAGGTAAACACATACCAACAGAACGTCATGCAGGTCATGgcagaaataataaagaaactGGATTAACctgattattttgtttctaCTGAATGTTCTTCAGGAGCCAGCAAAGGCTCAGTCGGACTCAAACCTGGGACACTGTGGCATACTCTCTAGCCTTCCTGCTCCTGAGCTAAAAGGTTAAActggttcagtttgtttttggtgATTTTTGTTTAACACATCAGCAGCGCTCGCTAAATTATAAATGAGAAAGTATAAATTCTTATTACAATTATTAGACCAgaagaaatgtttatttaatctgGTTAAATTCCTGTTTCTAATCAGAAAGAACAAACTAGTTTAATCTTCTTACCTTTGTTGGTGACCTCCTCTTCATCGTCGCTGAAGGCCGCCTCTGTGTTGTCGTAGCAACCCTCCTCCTTGTCCAACACATGGTTGTCCATCTCCAGGGAAACAGCCTCCTCCATCTTAACTGCAGGAAACACAAACTTTACAGATCCATGTTCTGGACGAAGTGAAATGACTTCTGAGTCCAGTGTGGTACCTTCGGTCGGAGGGGACGGTGAGCTGCAGAACTCGGGGAATCTCTCTCTGAGCATCGATCGAAGCTCTCGGTCCAACTTTGGattatcaaacagcggagcgAGGTGACTGAGACAGATCAATAATCGATAATCAGAACCCAGCGGATTTAAACAGAGA
Above is a genomic segment from Anabas testudineus chromosome 11, fAnaTes1.2, whole genome shotgun sequence containing:
- the ints3 gene encoding integrator complex subunit 3, with the translated sequence MEPAPAKAKPQGRLLVSTPLDAKDELEERLERCVGIVQSLTNGLSDREANDALTANVCKGQQQHEEVCLGLFTLVLTEPAQAQRCYRDLTLVNRDGMNVVLVKINQILMEKFLKLQDVPRTQLVWLVRELVKSGVMGADGVIMTLLKQIAGGDISAKNLWLAESVLDILLEQKEWVLKSGMLIAMSVYTYLRLIVDHGAPNLLLLRQKEVDFCIGMLREKFMECVIIGRDLVRLLQNVARIPEMELLWRDLLHNPQVLSPQFTGVLQLLTARTSRKFLACRLTPDMETKLLFMTSRVRFGQQKRYQDWFQRQYLSTAESQSLRCDLIRYICGVVHPSNEVLSSDILPRWAIIGWLLTTCTSNVAASNAKLALFYDWLFFSPEKDSIMNIEPAILVMHHSMKPHPAITATLLDFMCRIIPHFYPPLESQVRQGVFNSLNFIMEKRVLAHLAPLFDNPKLDRELRSMLRERFPEFCSSPSPPTEVKMEEAVSLEMDNHVLDKEEGCYDNTEAAFSDDEEEVTNKGKKREFRFHPIKEAVIEEPADITPWLDQLDETMKEKVLQLQKTSDTETQCEVMQEIVDLILEEDFDSEQMSALASCLSELFKDHFRGDVLPEEITEESLEDSVCKPVCLIFRNLVTMQEDNSGFSVLLDMLAELYQKQPKIGYHLLYYLKASKAANGKMMLYESFAQATALGDLHTCLMMDMKACQEDDVRLLCYLTPSIYSEFPDETLRSGELLNMIVAVIDSTQLQELMCHVMMGNLVMFRKDSVLNILIQSLDWETFEQYSTWQLFLAHSIPLETIIPILQHLKYKEHPEALSCLLLQLRREKPSEEMVKMVLSRPCHPEDQFTTSILRHWACKYDDTLAEHIKAQLIKNNNQPRKRQSLRSSSSKLAQLTLEQILEHMDNLRLSLSNTKNSFFTQTPILQALQHVQASCDEAHKMRFSDLFALAEEYEDSQTKPPKSRRKAPASSPRSRKGAAPPTNNEEESASSSASEEEDSKPKAPKRKRKGSSAVGSDSD